The proteins below come from a single Andreesenia angusta genomic window:
- a CDS encoding type II toxin-antitoxin system CcdA family antitoxin, producing the protein MDLLAYAKHYKNTTVRKNVSIPSWLNEMAKNQGINFSQVLQDALKSELDID; encoded by the coding sequence GTGGATCTTCTGGCTTATGCAAAGCACTATAAGAATACTACTGTGAGGAAGAATGTTTCCATACCTAGCTGGCTCAATGAGATGGCCAAGAACCAAGGAATAAACTTCTCACAAGTGCTGCAAGACGCACTTAAAAGCGAACTCGATATAGACTAG